A stretch of the Thermofilum adornatum genome encodes the following:
- a CDS encoding APC family permease: MGIRESVRLNKLFVALDLATLFLVLGVGGSIYFFFNGFSWKPPSIGQDVPVGNFLYAVTIAMASYVGVEAISQAAEETSNASKTVPKATYLTVSLTLLVALAGAFFIASSPVNNDEALHPFAGLALKVPIIGTWLALWVGLMGFLINLASANSGVIGVSRVAYSMARTGLLPEGFRRISRRGVPYISIAVFTIIATGLIIVNGFSTSLHLLELIASLYNFGAIVAYIYASISLVKLSANKQEKLLGILATVACIFMLTLLVFLHPEGRILALLWFLVGLTLYFLKDQPVHK, translated from the coding sequence TTGGGGATACGGGAATCTGTAAGGCTGAACAAGCTGTTCGTGGCGCTCGACTTGGCAACGCTGTTTTTGGTTCTAGGCGTCGGCGGAAGCATATACTTCTTTTTCAATGGCTTTTCATGGAAACCTCCCAGCATTGGTCAAGATGTGCCTGTGGGGAACTTCCTCTACGCAGTCACGATTGCCATGGCTTCATACGTTGGTGTCGAGGCAATATCCCAGGCTGCAGAGGAAACAAGTAACGCTAGTAAAACTGTTCCAAAAGCGACATACCTCACGGTCTCCTTGACACTACTAGTGGCTCTTGCAGGAGCATTCTTCATTGCATCAAGCCCAGTCAACAATGATGAAGCGCTTCACCCATTTGCTGGGCTAGCCCTAAAGGTTCCCATCATAGGGACGTGGCTTGCCCTCTGGGTAGGTTTAATGGGGTTCCTGATTAACCTTGCCTCAGCGAACTCTGGGGTAATAGGTGTAAGTAGAGTGGCATACTCGATGGCCCGGACGGGACTTCTACCAGAAGGTTTTAGGAGAATTAGTCGAAGAGGGGTTCCATATATCTCGATAGCTGTTTTCACCATTATAGCTACAGGACTAATAATCGTGAATGGTTTCTCTACTAGCTTGCACCTCCTAGAGCTTATTGCCTCACTTTATAATTTCGGCGCCATAGTTGCATATATCTACGCCTCGATTAGCCTAGTGAAGCTGTCAGCAAATAAGCAAGAGAAGCTTCTCGGCATCCTCGCTACAGTCGCCTGCATATTTATGCTGACACTCCTCGTGTTTTTACACCCGGAGGGAAGAATCTTGGCCTTGCTATGGTTCTTGGTAGGTCTTACCCTATACTTTCTTAAAGATCAACCTGTCCACAAATAA